In Fragaria vesca subsp. vesca linkage group LG5, FraVesHawaii_1.0, whole genome shotgun sequence, the genomic stretch CAAGAGTTCAAGATAGCCAATTCAGGTGCAACCTTCCACATAAATCAAGAGTTCAACATAGCCAATTCTGGTGCAACCTTCCACGAACTAAACCTTGTTTTATTAACCAACAAGAAGATTTACAACGACAAAAGCAGAACTACATTCAACAATCCATTACTGTGACGAGAAAGCTAGAGCAACAACTATACAGGTTCCAGGAGTCCTAGTGAAGGTAGACCAGGCACAAAATTTCCAAGGGAAACAATCAGCAGCCTCAATAGCCTCGCAACTGAGCATCTCGATTTGTGAGTGGAACATAACGAACTGCAGTTTCAGTCCGGATACTTACAGAACCATCCATGTTCTTGTCCACAACCTTTAAATCCTGGTATATGTTTCCCACAGGAATCACCATTCTGCCTCCAGGCTTCAATTGGTCAATAAGTGGTTGTGGTATTTCTGGAGCGGCTGCCCCGACATGAATAGCATCATAAGGTGCAAATTCCGGCCAACCTAGCCTTCCATCTGCAACAATGATTTATCAATAGTCAGCCCATATTGATATTGCAGGTAGAAGCAAGGTGCAAGGAACCAAACTTTGGGAAACAACGGACAGAGCTCAAATATGTAATACAATCATTACTGTTGTAGTGAACTTCTGATAAGCAAATTTCATTACCACCGAATAATGCAGTCTTCCATTTATCCTTTTACTGTTATGAATTTAAAACTAAGTTCAATAGAAACATACCACCAACATGCACTGAGAGGGAACCTTCTTTTAGTAATGGTGCTACTGCACTTTTTTGAATATTTTCAATTGAGGAAGAGACCAACTCCGGAATATGTTCTACACCCACTGCTCGACCTTTTGGTCCAACCATCAATGCAAAACATGCTGTCAAATAACCCGTCCCTGACAAACAATAAGTAAAGAAAATTTCAGGATCACTTACTGCAGCTAGTGCAAACTAATCATAATATTGCAAATTTGACTAATAAGAACATGTGAAGACAAAGAGCAACTGAAATGCAGCACATACGCACCTGATCCAACATCCAAAGCATGCATATCAGGCTGCAAATTCTTTTCCAACAACTGCAGGCACATTGCATGCATATGAGGTGCAGAAATGGTGGCATTATAACCAATTGACATGGGGGAGTCATCATAAGCTGGGGTCCCATCAGGCACAAACAAAGCCCTATCGATAGTCCCCATCACTTCAGCAACCTTCTCGGAACTAATCACTCCATAACTTTGCAAACCCTCCACCATTGCCTTGCTATCACGAATTCCACGCCCGGACAAGAGCCACTATACATTACAGAACATAAGCACAAATTAAATGCAATCCGTCTGTTTTCACATAAATGGTTTGATCCTCTAATTCTTATTTCTCGAACTTCACAGTAAACTAATACAGAGCTCAGTAAAGTCCAGTTCTTGTAAGGAAAACTCAACAAAATCCATGAAGTTTTAGTAAATGAAACTCAACCAAGCAGAATCAAAATAAGGACTCTATCCATTAATGGTCACAACCATGCTTATTACTAACAAAGTTAAACACCATCTTTCAACATATAATATACAGGAATCAAAGCAATGAAAAATACCCAAAGATTTAAGAGTATGACTTGTAACTATATCCCAACATGATCAACAATCAATGAAATCCCATCATCACTAAACAAAAACCACGCTTTGATTGATCGGTTAAAATGAAAAAGAATCGATCTTTACAAAATTACCACAAAAAGTTTCGATCTTTACCAAAACAACTAAAAGGTAGTGGAGAATTATTACCGCCATTCCGCAGAAGTGGGAGTTACCCGTGAGGAAACTAGGACAAGAGGAGAGAGTGGTTGGTCGGAGGAGTGAGACTGTGCGGCGGCGGCGGTGAAGAAGGTGAGAGAAAAAGCGAGTAGGGGTGAAGGTTAAGAGGTGGTTTGGTGTAGAGGGCGTAGTGTAGAAGCAACCATATGCTAAGCGGCCTATGGCTTTAGCTCTCCATGGTGATGATGGCGATAATAGATTATACATCTGTCACGCTTCTATCCTTCTCTAGCTCATTCTTCTTCTTCTTTTCCTTTTTTTTTTTTTTTCTTTTCTTTTTTTGTTTGGTTTGGCTCATATAATCTATACACTTGGCCCTACTGGAGTACACTGGTTCTTTTCTATCACCGAATGACATCACACACTTGAGTGGCATACGTGCAGTCAAGGTCGTGTTACATTTTTCTTTTAGAAGAAAGAAAGAATGGCATTGAAGGACAATAAGGTTGATACATCGGTTCTATGTGTAGGAGACGGTCCGTGGCACATCCTCAGTTTAAACACGAACAGTAAAGCAGGCGCCAAAATCGTGTTTCTAGCTGACCTATATGTTGTCTGATTACATTTTCAATAGGCTATTAGCA encodes the following:
- the LOC101294463 gene encoding protein-L-isoaspartate O-methyltransferase-like isoform 1, whose protein sequence is MYNLLSPSSPWRAKAIGRLAYGCFYTTPSTPNHLLTFTPTRFFSHLLHRRRRTVSLLRPTTLSSCPSFLTGNSHFCGMAWLLSGRGIRDSKAMVEGLQSYGVISSEKVAEVMGTIDRALFVPDGTPAYDDSPMSIGYNATISAPHMHAMCLQLLEKNLQPDMHALDVGSGTGYLTACFALMVGPKGRAVGVEHIPELVSSSIENIQKSAVAPLLKEGSLSVHVGDGRLGWPEFAPYDAIHVGAAAPEIPQPLIDQLKPGGRMVIPVGNIYQDLKVVDKNMDGSVSIRTETAVRYVPLTNRDAQLRGY
- the LOC101294463 gene encoding protein-L-isoaspartate O-methyltransferase-like isoform 2, yielding MVEGLQSYGVISSEKVAEVMGTIDRALFVPDGTPAYDDSPMSIGYNATISAPHMHAMCLQLLEKNLQPDMHALDVGSGTGYLTACFALMVGPKGRAVGVEHIPELVSSSIENIQKSAVAPLLKEGSLSVHVGDGRLGWPEFAPYDAIHVGAAAPEIPQPLIDQLKPGGRMVIPVGNIYQDLKVVDKNMDGSVSIRTETAVRYVPLTNRDAQLRGY